Proteins from a single region of Ziziphus jujuba cultivar Dongzao chromosome 1, ASM3175591v1:
- the LOC107408091 gene encoding uncharacterized protein LOC107408091 isoform X2, translated as MSLLPCKLFCVRPPNPNPRLPCSGVGLRYHCPQTFRVFSAKRSGKQRYPSEKKKIKLKHKETLAEVKTRNKFQGIWRLSKLGVTVDKDPGKDFLGVSDGLLEAIAKVLEFPVAEMLPSEAFTVVRKSFDARKKIKEPKFVYIVDMDVEKLVSLEARTEDFISMLEPRVGLVEHMPHRKISEDLINLVHDCKKIPEDTIRSESGHKIYSPSGRSNMYQTATKPKIAVVGSGPSGLFASLVLAELGANVTLIERGQPVEQRGRDIGALVVQRMLQTESNFCFGEGGAGTWSDGKLLTRIGRNSDSVLAVLKTFVRFGAPKGIMVNGKPHLGTDKLIPLLRNFRQHLQNLGVTIKFGKRVDDLLVEDAHVVGVKVTDSGDSLRSNCQKWGYDAVVLAVGHSARDIYEMLLSHNVDLVPKDFSVGLRIEHPQEVINSIQYSGLATEVRSGRGKVPVADYKLVKYVGGEEGDTCVGAMNRSCYSFCMCPGGQVVLTSTNPSEICVNGMSFSRRASKWANAAIVVSVSTEDFHSLNFHGPLAGVEFQREFERKAAIMGGGNFVVPVQTVTDFLDNKLSVISVPPSSYRLGVKAASLHELFPTHLTEALQHSISMFDKETRTSSPVQIPRSIDTYESESLKGLHPVGEGAGYAGGIVSAAVDGMYAGFAVAKSFDLCSGGIESILGKAQNPGVVKY; from the exons ATGTCTCTCCTTCCTTGTAAGCTTTTCTGTGTTCGGCCTCCTAACCCTAACCCTAGGCTTCCCTGTTCCGGCGTTGGACTCCGTTATCATTGTCCCCAAACATTCCGAGTGTTCAGTGCTAAGAGGAGCGGCAAGCAGAGGTACCCATccgagaagaagaagatcaaatTGAAACACAAGGAAACTTTAGCTGAAGTTAAGACCAGGAACAAGTTCCAGGGCATTTGGAGGCTGTCTAAGCTTGGTGTTACGGTGGATAAGGACCCTGGAAAAGACTTTCTCGGCGTCTCCGATGGCTTGCTTGAAGCGATTGCTAAAGTGCTTGAGTTTCCG GTTGCAGAGATGTTGCCATCAGAAGCATTCACAGTTGTTCGGAAATCTTTCGATGCAAGGAAG aaaataaaggaGCCCAAATTCGTGTACATAGTGGACATGGATGTCGAGAAGCTTGTAAGTCTAGAGGCTCGTACTGAGGATTTCATATCTATGTTGGAGCCTAGAGTTGGATTGGTGGAACATATGCCTCACAGAAAAATATCTGAAGATTTGATCAACCTAGTACATGACTGTAAAAAGATCCCTGAAGATACAATTCGAAGTGAAAGCGGGCATAAAATTTACTCTCCATCAGGGAGATCCAACATGTATCAAACAgctacaaaaccaaaaattgcAGTTGTGGGTAGTGGACCATCAGGGCTTTTCGCTTCCCTAGTTCTTGCAGAACTTGGTGCAAATGTTACCTTAATAGAAAGAGGTCAGCCTGTCGAACAGAGGGGACGTGATATTGGAGCTTTGGTTGTACAAAGGATGTTACAAACAGAAAGCAACTTTTGCTTTGGGGAG GGTGGTGCAGGTACCTGGAGTGATGGAAAGCTACTAACTAGAATTGGAAGAAACAGTGATAGCGTTTTGGCG gttttaaaaacttttgtgCGCTTTGGAGCTCCGAAAGGAATCATGGTAAATGGGAAGCCTCATTTGGGAACAGACAAACTGATTCCTTTACTTCGCAATTTTCGGCAACATCTACAAAATTTGGGT GTTACTATCAAGTTTGGGAAGAGGGTAGATGATCTCCTTGTAGAGGATGCACATGTTGTAGGTGTTAAAGTTACTGATTCAGGCGACAGTCTACGGTCTAATTGCCAGAAATGGGGATATGATGCTGTTGTTTTAGCTGTTGGGCATTCTGCAcgtgatatttatgaaatgctTCTTTCTCATAACGTGGACTTGGTCCCCAAAGACTTTtct GTGGGTTTGCGGATTGAGCACCCTCAAGAAGTAATAAACAGCATACAG tatTCTGGACTGGCAACTGAGGTTCGAAGTGGACGTGGGAAAGTACCAGTAGCAGACTACAAACTTGTCAAATATGTTGGTGGAGAGGAAGGAGACACATGTGTTGGGGCAATGAATCGTAGTTGCTATTCTTTTTGTATGTGTCCTGGTGGTCAG GTTGTTCTCACCAGTACAAATCCATCAGAAATTTGCGTCAATGGTATGTCATTTTCTCGACGAGCTTCCAAATGGGCAAATGCTGCAATTGTTGTGTCTGTCTCAACTGAGGATTTCCATTCATTGAATTTCCATGGACCTCTTGCAGGGGTTGAATTTCAG agagaatttgaaagaaaagcTGCTATAATGGGTGGGGGGAATTTTGTGGTGCCTGTGCAGACAGTTACCGACTTTCTTGATAACAAATTGTCAG TGATATCTGTGCCACCATCAAGTTACCGGCTAGGAGTGAAGGCTGCATCTCTCCACGAGTTGTTCCCCACTCATCTAACAGAAGCTTTGCAGCATTCAATCTCAATGTTTGACAAAGAG ACTAGGACCAGCTCCCCTGTCCAGATTCCCCGCAGCATTGACACTTATGAGAGCGAATCACTTAAAGGACTCCACCCTGTTGGTGAAGGAGCAGGTTATGCAGGAGGGATTGTAAGTGCAGCAGTCGATGGCATGTATGCAGGTTTTGCTGTGGCAAAAAGTTTCGACTTATGCAGTGGTGGCATAGAGTCCATTTTGGGGAAGGCTCAGAATCCTGGAGTTGTGAAGTACTAG
- the LOC107408091 gene encoding uncharacterized protein LOC107408091 isoform X1: MSLLPCKLFCVRPPNPNPRLPCSGVGLRYHCPQTFRVFSAKRSGKQRYPSEKKKIKLKHKETLAEVKTRNKFQGIWRLSKLGVTVDKDPGKDFLGVSDGLLEAIAKVLEFPVAEMLPSEAFTVVRKSFDARKKIKEPKFVYIVDMDVEKLVSLEARTEDFISMLEPRVGLVEHMPHRKISEDLINLVHDCKKIPEDTIRSESGHKIYSPSGRSNMYQTATKPKIAVVGSGPSGLFASLVLAELGANVTLIERGQPVEQRGRDIGALVVQRMLQTESNFCFGEGGAGTWSDGKLLTRIGRNSDSVLAVLKTFVRFGAPKGIMVNGKPHLGTDKLIPLLRNFRQHLQNLGVTIKFGKRVDDLLVEDAHVVGVKVTDSGDSLRSNCQKWGYDAVVLAVGHSARDIYEMLLSHNVDLVPKDFSVGLRIEHPQEVINSIQYSGLATEVRSGRGKVPVADYKLVKYVGGEEGDTCVGAMNRSCYSFCMCPGGQVVLTSTNPSEICVNGMSFSRRASKWANAAIVVSVSTEDFHSLNFHGPLAGVEFQREFERKAAIMGGGNFVVPVQTVTDFLDNKLSVISVPPSSYRLGVKAASLHELFPTHLTEALQHSISMFDKELPGFISKEALLHGVETRTSSPVQIPRSIDTYESESLKGLHPVGEGAGYAGGIVSAAVDGMYAGFAVAKSFDLCSGGIESILGKAQNPGVVKY, translated from the exons ATGTCTCTCCTTCCTTGTAAGCTTTTCTGTGTTCGGCCTCCTAACCCTAACCCTAGGCTTCCCTGTTCCGGCGTTGGACTCCGTTATCATTGTCCCCAAACATTCCGAGTGTTCAGTGCTAAGAGGAGCGGCAAGCAGAGGTACCCATccgagaagaagaagatcaaatTGAAACACAAGGAAACTTTAGCTGAAGTTAAGACCAGGAACAAGTTCCAGGGCATTTGGAGGCTGTCTAAGCTTGGTGTTACGGTGGATAAGGACCCTGGAAAAGACTTTCTCGGCGTCTCCGATGGCTTGCTTGAAGCGATTGCTAAAGTGCTTGAGTTTCCG GTTGCAGAGATGTTGCCATCAGAAGCATTCACAGTTGTTCGGAAATCTTTCGATGCAAGGAAG aaaataaaggaGCCCAAATTCGTGTACATAGTGGACATGGATGTCGAGAAGCTTGTAAGTCTAGAGGCTCGTACTGAGGATTTCATATCTATGTTGGAGCCTAGAGTTGGATTGGTGGAACATATGCCTCACAGAAAAATATCTGAAGATTTGATCAACCTAGTACATGACTGTAAAAAGATCCCTGAAGATACAATTCGAAGTGAAAGCGGGCATAAAATTTACTCTCCATCAGGGAGATCCAACATGTATCAAACAgctacaaaaccaaaaattgcAGTTGTGGGTAGTGGACCATCAGGGCTTTTCGCTTCCCTAGTTCTTGCAGAACTTGGTGCAAATGTTACCTTAATAGAAAGAGGTCAGCCTGTCGAACAGAGGGGACGTGATATTGGAGCTTTGGTTGTACAAAGGATGTTACAAACAGAAAGCAACTTTTGCTTTGGGGAG GGTGGTGCAGGTACCTGGAGTGATGGAAAGCTACTAACTAGAATTGGAAGAAACAGTGATAGCGTTTTGGCG gttttaaaaacttttgtgCGCTTTGGAGCTCCGAAAGGAATCATGGTAAATGGGAAGCCTCATTTGGGAACAGACAAACTGATTCCTTTACTTCGCAATTTTCGGCAACATCTACAAAATTTGGGT GTTACTATCAAGTTTGGGAAGAGGGTAGATGATCTCCTTGTAGAGGATGCACATGTTGTAGGTGTTAAAGTTACTGATTCAGGCGACAGTCTACGGTCTAATTGCCAGAAATGGGGATATGATGCTGTTGTTTTAGCTGTTGGGCATTCTGCAcgtgatatttatgaaatgctTCTTTCTCATAACGTGGACTTGGTCCCCAAAGACTTTtct GTGGGTTTGCGGATTGAGCACCCTCAAGAAGTAATAAACAGCATACAG tatTCTGGACTGGCAACTGAGGTTCGAAGTGGACGTGGGAAAGTACCAGTAGCAGACTACAAACTTGTCAAATATGTTGGTGGAGAGGAAGGAGACACATGTGTTGGGGCAATGAATCGTAGTTGCTATTCTTTTTGTATGTGTCCTGGTGGTCAG GTTGTTCTCACCAGTACAAATCCATCAGAAATTTGCGTCAATGGTATGTCATTTTCTCGACGAGCTTCCAAATGGGCAAATGCTGCAATTGTTGTGTCTGTCTCAACTGAGGATTTCCATTCATTGAATTTCCATGGACCTCTTGCAGGGGTTGAATTTCAG agagaatttgaaagaaaagcTGCTATAATGGGTGGGGGGAATTTTGTGGTGCCTGTGCAGACAGTTACCGACTTTCTTGATAACAAATTGTCAG TGATATCTGTGCCACCATCAAGTTACCGGCTAGGAGTGAAGGCTGCATCTCTCCACGAGTTGTTCCCCACTCATCTAACAGAAGCTTTGCAGCATTCAATCTCAATGTTTGACAAAGAG TTACCAGGATTTATCTCAAAAGAAGCCCTCCTTCATGGAGTGGAG ACTAGGACCAGCTCCCCTGTCCAGATTCCCCGCAGCATTGACACTTATGAGAGCGAATCACTTAAAGGACTCCACCCTGTTGGTGAAGGAGCAGGTTATGCAGGAGGGATTGTAAGTGCAGCAGTCGATGGCATGTATGCAGGTTTTGCTGTGGCAAAAAGTTTCGACTTATGCAGTGGTGGCATAGAGTCCATTTTGGGGAAGGCTCAGAATCCTGGAGTTGTGAAGTACTAG